The following nucleotide sequence is from Peptococcus niger.
TAATGTAGATGTCGACAATGTTATTATCGATTAAACCCAAATATGCTAATGTAATTCTTCAAGGTAAAAAGGAGTATGAGTTCCGAAAAAAGCGATGTCGTGACGGCGTAACAAAAATTGTATTTTACTCCTCTTCGCCTCAAAAGCAGGTCGTTGGTGAGGCCGAAATCAAAGAGATCATAGAGGGAAGCCCG
It contains:
- a CDS encoding ASCH domain-containing protein; this encodes MSTMLLSIKPKYANVILQGKKEYEFRKKRCRDGVTKIVFYSSSPQKQVVGEAEIKEIIEGSPTKIWEIAKHAAGITRKAFYDYYRGRHTAVAYKLKNVVVYEEPKELSDYGISHAPQSYVYLD